A genomic region of Rhodohalobacter sp. 614A contains the following coding sequences:
- a CDS encoding nicotinate phosphoribosyltransferase, with amino-acid sequence MYIDNPASYTDYYELTMAQGYYLAGMHDKRASFDYFFRKNPFDNGYVVFAGLKELIDTLKHIRFSEEELGYLEDEGFDKDFIGYLKEFKFSGNIWSVKEGEIVFPNEPIVIVEGNLLETQLIETLLLNVLNFQSLIATKAARIKFAAGQDSTILDFGLRRAQGLAGIHATRAAMIGGFDGTSNVYSAQRFSVPAGGTMAHSWIQSFEDELTAFRVYANHYPDNTVLLVDTYDTLGSGVPNAIKVASELRNEGHELRGIRLDSGDLAYFSKQARKMLDDAGFQDVKIAASNQLDERVISSLRSQNAPIDIFGVGTRLVTGDNSPALDGVYKLGSIGGKPTLKISENIEKITLPGHKKIYRYLNDDGSFYGDAILLEKENLLERMHHPTFPAKKSHLNGRKFEELLIPVIKEGEVITELPTVKEISAYRKERFGKLNPEFKRFDNPHIYKVGISTRLMETRDNLLNLLKP; translated from the coding sequence ATGTATATAGACAATCCGGCGTCCTATACGGATTATTACGAACTCACCATGGCCCAAGGCTACTATTTAGCCGGAATGCATGACAAACGTGCCAGTTTTGATTACTTCTTTCGAAAGAACCCATTTGATAACGGATACGTGGTTTTTGCCGGCCTGAAGGAATTAATTGATACTCTGAAACATATCCGGTTCAGTGAAGAAGAATTGGGCTACTTGGAAGATGAAGGATTTGATAAGGACTTTATCGGATATCTGAAAGAGTTTAAATTCAGCGGAAATATCTGGTCGGTTAAAGAGGGTGAAATTGTTTTTCCCAATGAACCTATCGTTATTGTGGAAGGAAATTTACTGGAAACACAGCTCATTGAAACGCTTCTCCTGAATGTGCTGAACTTCCAGTCGTTGATTGCAACAAAAGCAGCTCGTATCAAATTTGCTGCTGGTCAAGATTCTACAATTCTTGATTTTGGCCTCCGACGAGCCCAGGGACTGGCGGGAATTCATGCCACAAGAGCCGCTATGATCGGCGGATTCGACGGCACATCCAATGTGTACTCGGCACAACGCTTTTCCGTTCCAGCCGGCGGAACAATGGCGCACTCCTGGATTCAGTCATTTGAAGATGAGCTAACAGCTTTCCGGGTCTACGCCAATCACTATCCGGATAATACCGTACTTCTTGTAGATACTTACGACACCCTTGGAAGCGGCGTCCCCAATGCCATTAAAGTGGCCAGCGAACTAAGAAACGAAGGCCATGAGCTGAGAGGAATCCGGTTGGATAGCGGCGACCTCGCTTACTTTTCAAAACAGGCCCGAAAAATGCTGGACGATGCCGGATTTCAGGATGTAAAAATCGCCGCATCCAATCAGCTGGATGAACGGGTCATTTCAAGTCTTCGATCTCAGAATGCGCCTATCGACATTTTTGGAGTTGGGACAAGACTTGTTACGGGCGATAACTCTCCCGCCCTTGACGGAGTTTATAAACTGGGTTCAATTGGTGGAAAACCCACTTTAAAAATTTCAGAAAACATTGAGAAAATTACTCTTCCGGGACATAAAAAAATCTATCGTTACCTGAATGATGATGGCAGTTTTTATGGTGATGCCATTTTGCTTGAGAAGGAAAATCTCCTGGAACGCATGCACCATCCCACATTTCCCGCAAAAAAAAGCCATTTGAATGGCAGAAAATTTGAGGAACTGTTGATACCAGTCATTAAAGAAGGCGAAGTGATTACTGAGCTCCCGACTGTCAAAGAAATTTCTGCCTATAGAAAAGAACGATTTGGCAAACTCAACCCGGAGTTTAAACGTTTTGATAATCCCCATATCTACAAAGTGGGCATCAGTACAAGGCTGATGGAAACACGCGATAATCTTTTGAATCTTTTAAAACCGTAA
- a CDS encoding Ig-like domain-containing protein, which yields MGPTGGEPDERGPKIVGTNPENGTTNFDGNKVSFSFDQFIDRNSFRQNVSIQPDLGIQYEVDFGRKKATVEFLSPLPENTTIIVKLGTDVTDTDRNEMDAPFDLALSTGDVLDDASISARLLNAQTGRGESGQRVFLYAEPFDLTQRARYVAETDTSGSVHFGYLSENTYKIFYVNDLNQTRIWEQGRESAQPFHQETYALAQDDSLNIGTLYISMPDTVAPTLDGVGLLSGTRLRIRLSEEVIINERSEFILTDTLGNEFTRAVPLYTSDQDATVLFAQTIDALPDSMDFLIEANNITDNADNPLEIDISPFIGSAQEDTTALQTISHNSGSGLFPDEPLEVTYSRFINDDSVVDSLIVLEGDVAQTEWQPLEVDNHILRILPKETWEPGIRYQFRIWDPWTEERELIEPDIWQRNQLGGIELTVENSDSTTISYLTITDEAESIRVDTTFTNFIFIDNLPPLTYQMKIFEDVDGNGRWNPGTVIPFSAPEPYGLRNNIPVREGFTSEVTISYRPKPDTTATDSTNIELPEPGEMNDNPNRQ from the coding sequence ATGGGACCAACCGGGGGAGAACCGGATGAACGGGGACCCAAAATAGTAGGAACAAATCCCGAGAACGGCACCACGAACTTCGATGGAAATAAAGTATCCTTTTCTTTTGATCAATTTATCGACCGTAATTCTTTCCGGCAAAATGTGAGCATTCAACCCGATTTGGGAATTCAGTATGAAGTGGATTTCGGAAGGAAAAAAGCCACGGTTGAATTTCTATCTCCATTACCTGAAAACACAACCATTATTGTAAAACTGGGTACGGATGTTACCGATACAGACCGGAACGAAATGGATGCACCTTTTGATCTTGCTTTGAGTACCGGCGATGTTCTGGATGACGCAAGTATATCGGCACGGCTTTTAAATGCTCAGACAGGAAGAGGAGAAAGCGGACAACGGGTTTTTCTCTATGCCGAACCATTTGATCTTACTCAACGCGCACGATATGTGGCAGAAACAGATACATCCGGGAGTGTACATTTTGGTTATCTCAGTGAGAATACGTACAAGATTTTTTATGTGAATGATCTCAATCAAACTCGTATCTGGGAGCAGGGAAGAGAATCGGCCCAACCATTTCATCAAGAGACCTATGCACTTGCGCAAGACGATTCGCTGAACATTGGGACTCTTTACATCAGCATGCCGGATACGGTGGCTCCAACATTGGATGGTGTGGGACTATTGTCGGGAACCCGCCTTCGTATTCGTCTTTCAGAAGAAGTCATAATCAATGAAAGGTCGGAATTTATTCTTACCGACACGCTTGGCAATGAATTTACCAGAGCTGTTCCTTTGTACACATCAGATCAAGACGCCACGGTGCTGTTCGCTCAAACAATTGATGCACTTCCTGATTCTATGGATTTTTTGATTGAAGCAAACAACATCACAGATAATGCCGATAATCCGCTTGAGATTGATATTTCACCGTTTATTGGTTCAGCTCAAGAGGATACAACCGCACTCCAAACAATCTCTCATAATTCGGGAAGCGGGCTTTTCCCCGATGAGCCTCTTGAAGTTACATACTCACGGTTTATTAATGATGATTCCGTTGTGGACTCTTTGATTGTTCTAGAAGGCGATGTGGCGCAAACGGAATGGCAGCCGCTTGAAGTGGATAATCACATTCTCAGAATTCTGCCAAAAGAAACGTGGGAGCCCGGCATCCGTTATCAGTTCAGGATTTGGGATCCCTGGACAGAAGAACGCGAGTTAATTGAACCCGACATCTGGCAGAGAAATCAGCTTGGAGGAATTGAGTTAACCGTTGAGAACAGTGATTCCACAACGATATCGTATTTAACAATAACTGATGAAGCTGAAAGCATCCGTGTGGATACAACGTTTACCAATTTCATTTTTATTGATAATTTGCCGCCATTAACATACCAGATGAAGATATTTGAGGATGTGGATGGCAACGGCCGGTGGAACCCCGGAACGGTAATTCCATTTTCGGCTCCTGAGCCGTATGGACTGAGAAATAATATCCCGGTACGAGAAGGATTTACATCTGAGGTGACGATTTCATACCGGCCGAAACCTGATACAACAGCAACGGATTCAACCAATATCGAATTACCAGAACCAGGGGAAATGAACGATAATCCTAACCGCCAATAA
- a CDS encoding mechanosensitive ion channel family protein: MHDQVMEFINTYDLALKIIFILTITFILARVVNSVYKKVLDRSEKESDEHLTTYKFIGNSISAIIYAVGISFAIWNVPFLKPIAQSLVAGAGILAIAVGFASQQSLGNIISGFFIVISKPYKINDRISFPDGLSGVVEDIGLRHTVIRNFENQRIIIPNSIISNQLLINSNFEDTKVCKFVDIGISYGSDIDLARKIMTEEIENHPLNIDNRTMEDTLKGEPRVSVRVTLLGDSAVNMRAWAWADSPPNGFRMYCDVLESIKKRFDKEGIVIPFPQRTISYLEPENKEELPPEKE; encoded by the coding sequence ATGCACGATCAAGTAATGGAGTTCATTAATACGTATGATCTGGCCTTAAAAATTATCTTTATTCTTACCATCACGTTCATTCTTGCCAGGGTTGTAAACAGCGTGTACAAGAAAGTCCTGGACAGAAGTGAAAAAGAGAGTGATGAACATCTTACAACCTATAAGTTTATTGGAAATTCCATTTCAGCCATTATTTATGCCGTTGGAATAAGTTTCGCGATATGGAATGTCCCTTTTCTCAAACCGATTGCACAGTCGTTGGTGGCCGGTGCCGGAATTTTGGCCATTGCTGTTGGTTTTGCCTCTCAGCAATCGTTGGGAAATATCATCAGTGGTTTTTTTATTGTGATTTCCAAGCCATACAAAATTAACGACAGAATCTCTTTTCCGGATGGCCTGTCGGGAGTTGTTGAAGACATTGGGCTGAGGCATACGGTCATCAGGAATTTCGAAAATCAGCGAATTATTATTCCAAACTCTATTATCAGTAATCAACTACTGATTAACTCAAATTTTGAGGATACGAAGGTTTGTAAATTTGTGGATATCGGCATCAGTTACGGATCTGATATAGATCTGGCACGAAAAATAATGACGGAAGAGATTGAAAATCATCCACTTAATATTGATAACCGAACGATGGAAGACACCCTAAAAGGTGAGCCGAGAGTTAGTGTAAGAGTTACTCTGTTAGGTGATTCGGCTGTAAACATGAGGGCCTGGGCCTGGGCGGATTCTCCCCCAAATGGCTTTAGAATGTATTGCGATGTACTTGAGAGCATTAAAAAACGTTTTGACAAGGAAGGCATCGTGATCCCGTTTCCCCAGAGAACCATCAGTTACCTGGAACCGGAAAACAAAGAAGAACTTCCCCCCGAAAAGGAATAG
- the pncA gene encoding bifunctional nicotinamidase/pyrazinamidase, protein MKTLLIVDLQNDFCPGGTLAVPEGDEIVPTINKLINVFDIVIQTQDWHPADHSSFASSHEGKDPYDTIAIDYGEQVLWPDHCVQGSMGAEFHPDLNPLKTQVIIRKGFRKAIDSYSTFFENDQKTSTGLTGYLKERGITDLYTVGLATDFCVKWSVLDGIDEGFNMYIVEDAVKGIDLNGSLELAWKEMKEKGVNVTSSQKLL, encoded by the coding sequence ATGAAAACACTTCTGATTGTAGATCTTCAGAATGATTTTTGTCCCGGAGGAACGCTTGCCGTTCCAGAGGGAGATGAAATTGTTCCGACAATCAACAAATTGATCAATGTTTTTGATATCGTCATCCAAACGCAGGATTGGCATCCCGCAGACCACTCATCCTTTGCTTCTTCCCATGAAGGAAAGGATCCTTACGATACCATTGCCATAGATTACGGAGAGCAGGTTCTGTGGCCAGATCATTGTGTTCAGGGTTCGATGGGTGCAGAGTTTCATCCTGATTTGAATCCTTTGAAAACGCAGGTCATCATCCGGAAAGGATTTCGAAAAGCCATTGATTCCTACTCCACTTTCTTTGAAAACGACCAAAAAACATCCACCGGGCTGACGGGTTACCTCAAAGAGCGTGGCATCACGGATTTGTATACGGTTGGTTTGGCCACCGATTTTTGTGTAAAATGGTCTGTACTTGATGGAATTGATGAAGGTTTCAACATGTATATCGTGGAAGATGCTGTAAAAGGAATTGACCTGAATGGTTCTCTCGAATTAGCCTGGAAAGAAATGAAAGAAAAAGGCGTCAATGTAACATCCTCACAAAAACTTCTGTAG